A region from the Geobacter benzoatilyticus genome encodes:
- a CDS encoding HAD family hydrolase: MAGLNQYGEGNPVSGIRALVFDLDGTLYVSDGLGHEIEASAMRHIASVRGISCEEATLLVRETRKAIAARTCRTASLSHACLELGIDLRELHLHFVSDIVPEPFLVRDERVVALLRRLGERFDLHIYTNNDLPLASRIMDSLGIAGFFRRIFTIEDSWRPKPDRAVLADIFREIGCEPAQCFFVGDRYDIDLRLPMELGCRGFHTRTVDELLTIETILE, translated from the coding sequence GTGGCGGGACTCAATCAGTATGGGGAGGGTAATCCGGTGAGCGGCATCCGCGCCCTGGTCTTCGACCTCGACGGCACCCTCTACGTGAGCGACGGGCTTGGCCACGAAATCGAGGCCTCGGCCATGCGGCATATCGCTTCGGTCCGGGGAATATCCTGCGAAGAGGCTACCCTGCTGGTCAGGGAGACCCGGAAGGCGATTGCCGCCCGCACCTGCCGCACCGCATCCCTGAGCCACGCCTGCCTGGAGCTGGGGATAGACCTGCGGGAGCTCCATCTCCATTTTGTCTCCGATATCGTGCCGGAGCCGTTCCTTGTCCGGGACGAGCGGGTGGTGGCGTTGCTGCGGAGGCTCGGTGAGCGGTTCGATCTGCATATCTACACGAACAACGATCTTCCCCTTGCCTCGCGGATTATGGACTCCCTGGGCATTGCCGGGTTTTTCCGGCGTATCTTCACCATCGAGGACTCCTGGCGCCCCAAGCCCGACCGCGCAGTGCTGGCCGACATTTTCCGCGAAATCGGGTGCGAGCCCGCCCAGTGCTTTTTCGTGGGGGACCGCTACGACATCGACCTGCGGCTCCCCATGGAACTCGGCTGCCGCGGCTTTCACACCCGCACCGTTGACGAACTGCTGACCATAGAAACCATTCTAGAGTAA
- a CDS encoding aspartate ammonia-lyase, which translates to MTFRIEKDTLGEVQVPEDAYYGAQTARAVANSPISGLRPHPALVRATVIAKKCAALANMATGRLDARLGGAIVKAAEEALSGAFDAHFVVDPFQAGAGTSHNMNVNEVLANRANELLGGRRGAYDQVHPNDHVNMAQSTNDVFPTVIRLAALALVEGLRPGLEELVAALRGKGQEFDGILKSGRTHLQDAVPIRLGQEFEAWGVALEKNLAGIDGALPGLRELGIGGTAVGTGMNAEEAYIGLMVSELVRETGFPLVRGANLVERMQNMDPFVALSSALKGLAVNLARIANDLRLLASGPRTGFAEIALPALQPGSSIMPGKVNPSMAEVTDMVAFQVMGADAAITLAAQAGQLELNVMMPLIAFNLLFSLELLKNTAPKLARACIAGITADRERCRRYFEQSVGLATVLAPYIGYAAAAEIAKESTATGRSIREIVIERRILPEEKLAGILDPYPLTTPGVPGEKHN; encoded by the coding sequence GTGACGTTTCGAATTGAGAAGGATACTCTCGGAGAGGTGCAAGTTCCGGAAGACGCCTACTACGGGGCGCAAACGGCCCGGGCCGTGGCTAATTCCCCCATTTCCGGGCTCCGGCCCCATCCCGCCCTGGTCCGGGCGACGGTCATCGCCAAGAAATGCGCGGCCCTCGCCAACATGGCCACGGGGAGGCTCGATGCCCGGCTCGGGGGCGCCATCGTCAAGGCCGCCGAAGAGGCCCTGTCCGGCGCGTTCGATGCCCATTTCGTCGTGGATCCGTTCCAGGCCGGCGCCGGCACCTCCCACAACATGAACGTCAACGAGGTGCTTGCCAACAGGGCAAATGAACTGCTTGGCGGCCGGCGCGGCGCCTATGACCAGGTCCATCCCAATGACCATGTGAACATGGCCCAGTCCACCAACGACGTCTTCCCCACGGTTATCCGGCTGGCGGCCCTGGCCCTCGTAGAGGGGCTCCGGCCGGGGCTGGAGGAGTTGGTGGCGGCCTTGCGCGGGAAGGGGCAGGAGTTCGACGGCATCCTCAAGAGCGGCCGGACCCACCTCCAGGATGCGGTGCCTATCAGGCTTGGCCAGGAGTTCGAGGCATGGGGGGTGGCGCTGGAGAAGAACCTGGCCGGGATTGACGGTGCGCTGCCGGGACTCCGGGAGCTGGGGATCGGCGGCACCGCCGTCGGCACCGGCATGAACGCCGAGGAGGCCTACATCGGCCTGATGGTGTCCGAGCTCGTCCGGGAAACCGGGTTTCCCCTTGTGCGGGGGGCGAATCTGGTGGAGCGGATGCAGAACATGGACCCCTTCGTGGCCCTTTCGTCGGCCCTGAAGGGCCTCGCCGTAAACCTGGCCCGCATCGCCAACGATCTGCGGCTGCTCGCTTCGGGTCCCAGAACCGGGTTTGCCGAGATTGCTCTTCCGGCGCTTCAGCCCGGTTCATCCATCATGCCGGGAAAGGTGAACCCTTCCATGGCGGAGGTGACCGACATGGTCGCCTTCCAGGTGATGGGGGCCGATGCGGCCATTACCCTTGCCGCCCAGGCGGGACAGCTTGAGCTGAACGTGATGATGCCGCTCATCGCCTTCAATCTCCTCTTCAGCCTGGAGCTTCTGAAGAACACGGCGCCGAAACTGGCCAGGGCGTGCATTGCCGGCATCACTGCCGACCGTGAGCGCTGCCGCCGGTATTTTGAACAGTCGGTGGGCCTTGCCACGGTGCTGGCCCCCTATATCGGCTATGCGGCTGCGGCCGAAATTGCGAAGGAATCGACGGCCACGGGGCGAAGCATCCGGGAGATCGTTATAGAGCGCCGGATACTGCCGGAGGAAAAGCTCGCCGGAATCCTCGACCCGTACCCCCTCACAACACCCGGCGTGCCGGGAGAGAAGCACAACTGA
- a CDS encoding phospholipase D-like domain-containing protein, translating into MSIVRRRQIFGTPRAPRFLRIFRRNAEASHSRGNRVKLYDSGSEFFPAMLEAFAEARHQICAEFYIIRDDVTGGAFAAALLAAADRGVDVCLIYDYIGCFDTPSSYFRRLEQGGVRCLAFNPPPFRRGLAWFDKRDHRKMAIIDEETAFTGGINIGDEYSGFGRGTERWRDVGIRIDGPAVSDMVRLFRDFWLEEKGSPSSAWFLEHAPVPGMGDAGVMIVSDGPYHARSFIRNAFRIAMAGAGDSIRIMNPYFVPGPRIVRSLLRAVRRGVRVQLILPDKTDVPIMRLVSRGYYTPLLRGGIEIYERQGEVLHAKVMLIDDSWGVIGSANLDQRSFHRNYEVNAIVAGHEFGRQVAAMFADDLKGSRRVVLEEHENRGWLVRIMERLCNSVSWFL; encoded by the coding sequence ATGTCCATCGTGCGCCGCAGACAGATATTCGGCACCCCCCGCGCCCCCCGCTTCCTGCGCATTTTCCGGAGAAATGCCGAGGCTTCCCATTCCCGCGGCAACAGGGTAAAGCTCTATGATTCGGGAAGCGAGTTCTTTCCGGCCATGCTGGAGGCTTTTGCCGAAGCCAGGCACCAGATCTGCGCCGAGTTCTACATCATTCGCGATGATGTCACCGGGGGGGCCTTTGCCGCTGCTCTCCTGGCCGCCGCGGACCGCGGGGTCGATGTCTGCCTCATCTACGACTACATCGGCTGTTTTGATACCCCGTCCTCCTACTTTCGGCGCCTGGAGCAGGGGGGGGTGCGCTGCCTTGCCTTCAACCCGCCCCCCTTCAGGCGCGGGCTTGCCTGGTTCGACAAGCGGGACCACCGCAAGATGGCCATTATCGACGAGGAAACCGCTTTTACCGGCGGGATTAACATTGGCGACGAGTATTCGGGGTTCGGCCGCGGCACCGAGCGGTGGAGGGATGTGGGGATCCGCATCGACGGCCCTGCGGTTTCCGACATGGTCCGGCTGTTCCGGGATTTCTGGCTTGAAGAAAAGGGGAGCCCCTCGTCGGCCTGGTTTCTGGAGCATGCCCCCGTGCCGGGCATGGGGGATGCCGGGGTGATGATCGTCAGTGACGGCCCCTACCATGCCCGCTCTTTCATCCGTAACGCCTTTCGCATCGCCATGGCCGGCGCGGGGGACTCCATTCGCATCATGAACCCCTATTTTGTGCCCGGGCCCCGGATCGTCCGCTCGCTGCTGCGGGCCGTGCGCCGGGGGGTGAGGGTCCAGCTCATACTTCCCGACAAAACCGATGTTCCCATCATGCGCCTGGTGAGCCGCGGCTATTACACCCCCCTGCTCCGGGGAGGCATAGAAATATACGAGCGGCAGGGGGAAGTGCTCCATGCCAAGGTCATGCTCATTGACGACTCATGGGGGGTTATCGGTTCGGCAAACCTGGACCAGCGCAGTTTCCACCGCAACTACGAAGTCAACGCCATCGTTGCCGGCCACGAATTCGGCCGCCAGGTGGCGGCCATGTTCGCCGACGATCTGAAGGGCTCACGGCGCGTCGTCCTGGAGGAGCACGAGAATCGGGGATGGCTTGTCCGCATCATGGAGCGGCTCTGCAACTCGGTGAGCTGGTTTCTCTAG
- a CDS encoding ferritin family protein — translation MNEQTKETLDAIMRAMEIEKETFDFYTKAEKKTFNPEGKRIFRWLAKTEEQHYLKLNELYQSLHEGGRWVFYGGSTIAIEPAGADEKQVGFDTDDRQALEIAMEIEKKGIAYFDALLEKTSDQDGRDMLLALRNEEAEHLRVVTEKYNAIKR, via the coding sequence ATGAACGAGCAGACCAAGGAAACCCTCGACGCCATCATGCGGGCCATGGAGATCGAAAAGGAGACCTTCGATTTCTACACCAAGGCCGAAAAGAAAACCTTCAACCCCGAGGGAAAGCGGATTTTCCGCTGGCTTGCCAAGACCGAGGAGCAGCACTATCTCAAGCTGAACGAGCTTTACCAGTCCCTGCACGAAGGGGGGCGCTGGGTCTTCTACGGCGGCTCCACCATCGCCATCGAACCTGCCGGTGCCGACGAGAAACAGGTGGGGTTCGATACCGACGACCGCCAGGCGCTGGAAATCGCCATGGAGATCGAGAAGAAGGGAATCGCCTACTTTGACGCCCTGCTGGAGAAAACCAGCGACCAGGACGGCAGGGATATGCTCCTGGCGCTGCGGAACGAAGAGGCTGAACACCTGCGGGTGGTGACCGAGAAGTACAATGCCATAAAACGGTGA
- the queC gene encoding 7-cyano-7-deazaguanine synthase QueC — MGKKAVILYSGGLDSTTCLAIARAEGYEPYAMSFSYGQRHSVELERAKANARPMGAVDHLVVEFDYRQVGGSALTADIAVPKEGVGSDIPVTYVPARNTVFLSFALGWAEALGAFDIFIGVNALDYSGYPDCRPEYIAAFEAMANLATKAGVEGAGRFTIHTPLISLTKAEIVRKGLSLGVDYGRTHSCYDPTPEGLACGLCDSCRLRLKGFAEAGVVDPVEYVTGRKDQ, encoded by the coding sequence ATGGGTAAAAAAGCTGTCATCCTCTACAGCGGAGGACTCGATTCCACTACCTGCCTCGCCATAGCCAGGGCCGAGGGGTATGAACCCTACGCCATGAGCTTTTCCTACGGCCAGCGCCACAGCGTGGAACTGGAGCGGGCCAAGGCAAATGCCCGCCCCATGGGGGCCGTTGACCACCTGGTGGTGGAGTTCGACTACCGTCAGGTGGGGGGGAGCGCCCTTACCGCCGATATCGCCGTCCCGAAAGAAGGGGTGGGGAGCGATATCCCGGTCACCTACGTTCCGGCCCGCAATACGGTTTTTCTCTCCTTTGCCCTGGGGTGGGCCGAAGCGCTGGGCGCCTTCGATATTTTCATCGGCGTCAACGCCCTGGACTATTCCGGCTATCCCGATTGCCGCCCCGAATACATCGCCGCCTTCGAGGCCATGGCAAACCTGGCCACAAAGGCCGGGGTAGAGGGGGCCGGTCGGTTCACGATCCATACCCCCCTCATCAGCCTCACCAAGGCCGAGATAGTCCGGAAGGGTCTCTCCCTCGGCGTCGATTACGGCCGGACCCACTCCTGCTACGACCCGACTCCGGAGGGGCTCGCCTGCGGCCTTTGCGACTCCTGCCGCCTGCGGCTCAAGGGGTTTGCGGAGGCGGGGGTGGTGGACCCGGTGGAATACGTGACCGGGAGGAAAGACCAATGA
- a CDS encoding NifU family protein, whose translation MLEEVKKVLDTVRPALQADGGDVELVEVTEDGVVKVKLVGACGHCPMSTMTLKMGIERTLKEKVPGVKEVVSV comes from the coding sequence ATGCTGGAAGAAGTGAAGAAGGTTCTCGATACGGTGCGCCCCGCGCTCCAGGCTGACGGCGGCGACGTGGAGCTGGTTGAGGTTACCGAAGACGGCGTGGTTAAAGTTAAGCTTGTCGGTGCCTGCGGCCACTGCCCCATGTCCACCATGACTCTCAAGATGGGGATCGAGCGGACCTTGAAGGAGAAGGTGCCCGGCGTGAAGGAAGTGGTTTCCGTCTAG
- a CDS encoding class I SAM-dependent methyltransferase, with product MDQVDDGKLRGIILDRIGQRGPIPFADFMAACLYEPGLGYYTSPGRKVGAEGDFYTSINVHRVFGRLIAREICRMWEEMGCPASFDIVEAGAGHGQLATDVLDAVCELNSQLYEGVRLTLVEAEPSLAEVQGKLLERHLAKVSWSAPADLAEGKLRFSGCLYSNELIDSFPTHLVEMTPEGLREVFVAAEGDQFSEVLDSPSTPELEAYLSRLGITLNPGQRTEINLNAVRWLESAAASLERGFILTIDYGYLAPELYGPMRLNGTLLCYYRHTTEENPYIRVGLQDITTHVDFTTLALRGEELGLSKVWYGEQYRFLMAAGMMQELMALEAAAKTEKEQIAIRISLKKLILPEGGMGDTFKVLIQAKGVDHPQLLCMRDWGKLI from the coding sequence GTGGATCAGGTGGATGACGGCAAGCTGCGGGGAATCATCCTCGACCGTATCGGGCAACGGGGGCCTATCCCCTTTGCCGACTTCATGGCGGCGTGTCTCTATGAGCCGGGCCTCGGCTACTACACGTCGCCCGGCCGCAAGGTGGGCGCCGAGGGTGACTTCTATACCAGCATAAACGTTCACCGGGTATTCGGGCGCCTCATCGCCCGTGAAATCTGCCGCATGTGGGAGGAGATGGGATGCCCGGCAAGTTTCGATATCGTCGAGGCGGGAGCCGGCCATGGCCAATTGGCTACCGATGTCCTGGATGCCGTCTGCGAGCTGAACAGCCAGCTGTATGAGGGGGTGCGGCTCACCCTCGTCGAAGCCGAGCCGAGCCTTGCCGAAGTCCAGGGCAAGCTTCTGGAGCGCCACCTGGCGAAGGTTTCCTGGAGTGCCCCGGCCGATCTGGCCGAGGGGAAACTCCGGTTTTCCGGCTGCCTCTATTCCAATGAACTGATCGATTCCTTCCCGACCCACCTGGTCGAGATGACCCCCGAGGGGCTGCGGGAGGTTTTTGTCGCGGCAGAGGGAGACCAGTTTTCCGAAGTCCTCGACAGCCCCTCGACTCCCGAGCTGGAAGCCTACCTGTCCCGCCTCGGCATAACCCTTAATCCCGGGCAGCGGACCGAGATCAACCTGAATGCCGTCCGGTGGCTTGAATCGGCGGCCGCCTCCCTGGAGCGCGGTTTCATCCTCACCATCGATTACGGCTACCTGGCTCCCGAACTCTACGGGCCCATGCGCCTGAACGGCACCCTTCTCTGCTACTATCGCCATACAACCGAAGAAAATCCCTACATCCGGGTTGGCCTCCAGGATATTACCACCCACGTGGATTTCACCACCCTGGCCCTGCGGGGCGAGGAGCTGGGACTCAGCAAGGTCTGGTACGGAGAGCAGTATCGCTTCCTGATGGCCGCCGGCATGATGCAGGAGCTGATGGCCCTGGAGGCCGCGGCCAAAACCGAAAAAGAGCAGATTGCCATCCGCATTTCCCTGAAGAAGCTCATTCTCCCCGAGGGGGGGATGGGGGATACTTTCAAGGTCCTGATCCAGGCAAAGGGGGTTGATCACCCTCAGCTGCTCTGCATGCGCGACTGGGGGAAGCTCATTTGA